A window of Candidatus Peribacteraceae bacterium genomic DNA:
CCACCCTCCCCACCATCGAGCAGGAGAAATTGGACTTGGGCATGCAGGGCGCGCTGCTCTCCGCTCTTCCGCACTGCGACGGCCCCGTGACGGTTGTGGGAGGGAATGATGTGATCGAACCGGAGGCGTACCGCGCACTGACCAAGGCCGCGAAGGCGAAGGGCGTGGACGGCGCCATTCTGGCGCAGCGCGTGACCCGGTATTTCCCGGGAGGGTACCTGAAGGTGAAAGGGAAGAGGGCCGCGGGCATGGTGGAAAAACCCGGCGCGGGCAAGGAGCCGAGCGACCTCGTGAACATCGTGGCGCACGTCCACAACGAGCCTTCGGAACTCCTCGCGGAACTCCTCAGGGCGAGCGCGAAGCGTGATGACGGATACGAACGCGCGCTCGCCGCGCTCTTCAAGAAGAAGAACTACGTGGTGGTCCCCTACGAGGGGACATGGCAGGCGGTCAAATACCCCTGGCATCTCCTTCCGCTGCTGGACCTGTTCCTGAAGGACATCAAGAAGCCGCGCATTTCCCCCAAGGCGAAGATCCACAAGACGGCCGTGGTGGAGGGGAACGTGGTGATCGAGGACGGGGTGCGTATCCTTCCGCACGCCACCGTCAGCGGGCCGTGCTTCATCGGGCGCGGGACGGTGATCGGCAACGGCGCGCTGGTCCGCGGATCGAGCGTGGGGGAGCACTGCGTCATCGGCTTCGGGAGCGAGGTGAAGGGCAGCGTGCTCATGGACAACGTGTGGCTGCACATGACCTATGTGGGCGACAGCATCATCGGCAGTAACGTCTCCTTCGGCGGCGGCACCGTGACGGGGAACTTCCGCCTGGACGAAGGGGAAATCCAATCCGTGGTGGACGGGAAGAAGGTGGGCACCGGCCTCGCCAAGTTCGGAACGGTGATCGGCGCGGACACGCGCCTCGGCATCCGCGTGGGCATCAACCCCGGCGTGAAGATCGGGGGCGGGAGCTTTATAGCGGGCGGCACGTTCCTCACCGAGGACGTTCCGGAGAGGAGCTTCGTCTCGATGAAGGAGGGGAAGGTCCTCACCAAACGTAATAGAATCACCCCACCGCACGCGGAGGCACGGAAGAAGTATTTGCGGTGAGCGTTTTCATCCCCGGCACGTCCTCCCGGGTGATCACTCATTCAACATGTCTTCGATATCTCCGAAGGCTTCTGCTGTCAGCGCGCACAGTGCAATAGTAACCCGCTTTCTTTCTTCCGCTTGTTGGTCAAAGGACGGTACAAATCCTTCCTTAGTCATGCTCCCAAGCACCTTCCCCACCGTCG
This region includes:
- a CDS encoding NTP transferase domain-containing protein; protein product: MHTLLLAAGRSRRFWPLAEKSLVPLCGKTLLGRQLERLAAGGCKNITLVSGNHNLQEIALRFPTLPTIEQEKLDLGMQGALLSALPHCDGPVTVVGGNDVIEPEAYRALTKAAKAKGVDGAILAQRVTRYFPGGYLKVKGKRAAGMVEKPGAGKEPSDLVNIVAHVHNEPSELLAELLRASAKRDDGYERALAALFKKKNYVVVPYEGTWQAVKYPWHLLPLLDLFLKDIKKPRISPKAKIHKTAVVEGNVVIEDGVRILPHATVSGPCFIGRGTVIGNGALVRGSSVGEHCVIGFGSEVKGSVLMDNVWLHMTYVGDSIIGSNVSFGGGTVTGNFRLDEGEIQSVVDGKKVGTGLAKFGTVIGADTRLGIRVGINPGVKIGGGSFIAGGTFLTEDVPERSFVSMKEGKVLTKRNRITPPHAEARKKYLR